The sequence below is a genomic window from Bdellovibrio sp. ArHS.
TAGCTGCTACAGGTATGAGAATCTTGACTCTAAAAGATATCACTCCTGTTCCACATAACGGTTGCCGTCCGCCTAAGCGTAGAAGAATTTAATAGGAGTATATCGTGAGCTGCATTAACGAAAGCGTTTGTAAGCTTTGCCGTCGCGAAAACGTGAAACTTTTCTTGAAGGGTGACCGTTGTTACACTGATAAGTGTTCTTTCGAAAGAAGACCTTATCCTCCAGGACAACATGGTCAATCTCGTTTGAAGTTCTCTGAATTTGCACTTCAATTGCGTGAAAAACAAAAAACTAAGAGATACTACGGTGTTTCTGAAAAACAATTTGTGAAATATGTTACAGAAGCCAGCCGTTCAAAAGAATTGACGGGCACTGCGCTTCTTAAGTTCCTCGAGACAAGACTTGATAACGTAGTCTATGCTTTGGGATATGCAAACTCTCGTCGTGAAGCAAGGCAGCTTGTTAAACACAACCATTTCTTGTTGAATGGTAAGAGAGCGAACATTCCAAGCATCATCGTAAATAAGGGTGACGTTATTACGGTTGCGGAATCAAGCCGCGAAATGGGCAAAATCTTGGGCGCTATTCAATCGGTTGCTCGTAGATCTGTTCCAGCATGGCTTGAAGCTGATCATGCTAAATTCACTGGTACTGTTAAAGATCTTCCAACTCGCGAAGACGTAACAGTTGCTACTGAAGAAAACATGATCGTTGAATACTACTCAAGATAATTTTACCTCTCGGGGGAAGCATGCAAGAGCACTATTATAAGTTCTGGAGAGAGATGATCAAACCAAAGGGATTTGAGGTTGATCGTGATACTCTTCGTGATGACTACGCTAAATTCATTATCCGTCCCCTCGAAAGAGGTTTTGGGGTTACTCTTGGTAACTCCCTAAGAAGAATTCTTTTGAGTTCTATGATGGGTTCTGCAATTACGGCTGTTAAATTTGAAGGCGTATTGCACGAGTTCACGACGATTCCTGATGTTCTTGAAGATGTTACTGACATTATCTTGAACCTTAAAGAAGTGCGTTTCAAACAATACACTTCTGACTCTGTGACTTTGAAGATCTCTAAAAAAGGTCCGGGTAAAGTTACAGCTGGCGATATCCAAGTTTCTGATAAGATCGAAGTTTTGAACCCAGATCTTCACATCGCTACTTTGGGTGCGAACGCAAACTTCAACGCGGAAATCGTTGTTAGTTTCGGTCGTGGTTATGTTCCTGTTGAAAACAGAGAAACAGACCTTCCAGTAGGATTCATCGGCGTAGACGCTCTTTACAGCCCGATTAGAAAAGTAAATTACAACGTATCAAACGCACGCGTTGGTCAAAGAACTGACTACGATGCTTTGACACTTGAAGTTTGGACAGATGGTTCTTTGAAACCAGAAGAAGCAGTCGCTCTTTCATCTAAAATCATGAAAGAACAACTTCAGATCTTCCTTACTTTCGACGAAACTATGGAGCCAGCTGAAGAAGCTCGCGAAATGGGTTCTCCTTCTTTGAATGAGAACTTGTTCCGCTCTGTAGACGATCTAGAGTTGTCTGTTCGTTCAGCTAACTGCTTGAAAAACGCCAACATCCGTTACATCGGTGAATTGGTTGTTCGTTCTGAAGCAGAGATGCTTAAAACTAAAAACTTCGGACGCAAGTCTCTTAACGAGATCAAAGAGATCTTGGGCGAGATGGGTCTTGGCCTCGGTATGAAAATCGAGGGCTGGCCGCCTCCGGGTTGGGATCCAAGTCAACCTCCTCAAAAGAGAGAGACTCCTCAGTAAGATTTAAAGGGAGTTCTGCTTCGGTAGAGCTCCCATCGTTTTTTTAAGAATTGCCAATGATGGTGTTCTGGACAAGTGGCCCTTGCGGGGGTTGCGGGGCACGGAGCCCTTAAAAGTGACCCTTCGGGGTTCTATCGTGCTGATACCTAATACGGTCAGCCCGTTCAAACGGAGAACAAAATGAGTTCACACAGAAGAAGAGTAAAACATTTCGATCGTAAATCTGGCCCAAGAAAAGCTTTGTTGAGAGGTCTAGTTACTTCTCTTATCGAGCATGGCCGTATCACTACAACTGTTGACCGTGCTAAAGAAGTACGTCGTCACGTTGAAAAAGCAATCACTCTTGGTAAAAAAGGTGACTTGGCTACAACTCGTTTGTTGTTGTCTCGTTTCCCAAATCAAGAAGCGGTTAACACTATCGTTAAAGATCTTTCTCCACGTTTCAAGACACGCCCAGGTGGTTACACTCGTATCATCAAAATTGGTCGTCGTCCTGGTGACACAGCAGAAATGGCTTTCCTTGAGTTCGTAGACTACGATTTCGAAGCTAAAGGCGCTGCTAAAGAAGAAGCGAAAGCGACTAAAGCAGAACCAAAAACTGCGAAAAAAGCAACTGCAGCTAAGAAAGCTACTACTAAGCAAGTAGCTGCGAAAAAGAAATCTGTTAAAAAGGCTCAAAAGAAAGACAGAGCGGCAGCTCGCGCTTAATTTTGAATCTCGAAAATAAGTTTTCAAAAAAGGCTCTGAGAAATCAGGGCCTTTTTCTTTTTTAAGAATCAGAAACCCGGAGTATGCATGAAGAATTTTTTGGCGATCTTCACCTGTGCAGAAAATAGTCAGGCGCATGAAGCGTGGAAGCGGCTAAGCCCCGAGGCGCAGAAAGAGCGCATGGCGCTGGGGCGAGCGGCTCTAGAAGAATGGGCTGCGAGATATAAGAATGCTGTTATCTATGAAGGTGGGGCCCTAGCAGACGTAAAGCTTGTGGACGCTCTAGGTATTCGAGATATTCCGGCTCAGCAGGGGGCCTTTATCGTTGTGAGGGCGGAATCTCACGAGGATGCCGCCAGGATGTTTTTAGATCACCCACATTTTGCGATTTTTCCCGGCGATGGTGTTCAGGTCGTGGAGATTCAAGCGACTTCTCAAGGCTAATAGTGACTCAGAATCCGGTTCAAATCAAAACTAGGTGAGGATCGTTAAACTGAAGAGTTGCGCCAGCCCCAGGGGCGGCCGTTAAAGCAAGCCTTGCCGCGAATGCGGTTTTGCGGAGCTCATTGATTGCTCTACTTATGGGATTGTCCTAAAGTCTACCTGTCTTCCCTAAGATAAGGAGTGCCCGTGAAACAACATCTAAAAGCTATTATCGTCGTTGTGATCTTTGCCGCTTTAGGAGTGTGGGGATTCAATCAGTGGATGGCCTCGCGGACTGCAGACACCAATGCAAACAACTATACGGCGTTGGAGCGCATGGAGAAAGAGGGCGTTCCTAGCTTTGAGGCAAAAGATTTAAGCGGACAGACTTTTGAGCTGAGCTCGATGGAAGGCAAAGTCGTTATTCTTAACTTCTGGGCTTCTTGGTGTGGTCCCTGTATTGAGGAAGTGCCCTCGCTAATCAAACTTGTTAAAGAATTCAAAGGAGAGGTTCAGCTGATCGCGATTTCAGGGGACAGTCTTCGCGAAGATATTGATGTCTTTATGAAATCCTTCCCCGAGATGAAGGGCGAGAATATCAAAATCGTGTGGGACCAAGATCGTTCTTTAATGAAACAGTTCCAGGTTGCGCGCCTGCCAGAGTCGATGGTTTTGGGTAAAGACCAAAAGCTTGTTAAGAAAATTGTGGGCACGATCGACTGGTATAATAAAGACTCGATTGCTTACATCAAATCTCTTCTAGAAAAATAAGATCGAACGAACTTAGAAAAGCGTTTGCGGTTTGAATCGTTACTGGGGGCTGATTCGACGCGATTTGCAAGAAGAGAGATCTAAAAAGCCTTCGCCGAGTCCTTAGCAAAGGCGGGAATGAGTTTGTGCGACAGAAAGGCCAACGACGGCGTCAGCTCCTTTAAGCGCTTTACGGCCGCCGTTTACTGGGGCTTCAATTCTCAGCTTCGCTTTAGTCTGCGCAGTCGTACATCAAGTCGATTTGCGTTCCTTCGACCAGTGGGTAACTGAACTTCAGAATTTTTCCATCTAGTTTAATTCCGGGCACCTGAAGTCCGCCGATTTGCACCTGCAAAGTTCCCTCAGTGGGTTCGCATTGTAAATTCAATGAGGATAGAGAGTTGACGATCTTATCGCGGAAGTTGTTTAAGTTTGCGCTATAGTCGGCATCACAAATACTGCCGACGCCTCCATCCGTAAGGCGCGACATTTCGGCATAAACGTAACCGGGGTGGCTGGGAGAGACGTTCTGATCTTGTTCCGCCTCACAAGCGGCGTCTCCGGGTTTCACAATGATAGAGCTAAAAGTGAAACGAAGATCCTGACCGAATGTGGTGTGGGCTACATTAAGCAGGGTTGTCGGCTGATCAGACGCTTCCAGTGGTTGGAAAACTCCGTCCGCATCATTCGGTTTGACCTGACTGGCGTTACCGCCGACAGAGCGTTCATCCTCGTCGGAGATGACGATGACCGACACGGCCGCCCCTGGTCGATAGCAACTGTGAGTGGAGTCCAAGAAATTATCATGAGCCGCTTTAATCGCGCGCTCGTCCCCGGAGTTCGAGCCACCGATGGTCAGCGAATTTACAGTAGAGGTGAAGATAGTGTTGAGATTGGCCGTACCTTTTTTCAATAGATAGGCCGGCCCTGATGAAGGGGCGTAGTTTGTCCAGTTCAAAGGCTTACCATAAACAAGAACACCGTTTTGGGCCGTTCCTCGGGTCGTCGTTAAGCACATCTGCCAATCAATATTGCTGGCATCCAAAGAGTTCACGAAGCTAGACATGCGTGCTGCCAACTTCTGTAGTTCAGGAAGCATTGAATTTGAGTCGTCCAAAACCAAAAGAAAATCGACTTGTTTGTTTCCGTATGCAACCACCTCGGTAGATGTCACGGTCTTGGATGGTGTGGGAGGGACAATAGAGGCTTTACCCTGCTCAGGGACAGGTGTGAAGTTCATCTTCGCGCAGGCTGTGCTCAGTGTGATAACGGCACAACCAAGAAGTAATTTTGAAGAAGGAATTAAAGCTTTCATATGTACCTCATCGTCAGGCTAACATGAAAACTTGTGCTAAAAAAAGGGGCACCCCCAAAAAAGTGAGGCGAAATTAGAAGTAAAAACAGTAAGTTAGATATTATGTCGAAGCTCTTTACAGGTCCTGTAGAGAGCTTCGACACTCTCGAAAAAATATCTTAAACAGAAAAGCGGACTTTTCTAAAAGCCGAATTTTTCTTTGAGTTGATCCAAAGCTTTTTGGCCTTCTTTTTCCAACTGCTTGCGTCCCTGATTTTCGGCGTCTTTCTTCGCCTGATCAATGCGCGACTCTGCTTGTTTGCGTTGGCTGTCGATCTGTGCCTGGGCTTTCTTCACTTCGCCATCGAATTGACCGCGAAGTTGGTTGAGCTGCGCTTCCACTTGGGCTCGTTGTTTGCCAATTTCTTGATCCACGACGGCTTGAATGCGAGCGCGGGCTTCATCGATTTTCGCTTGAATTTGTTTCGAAAAACCCTGTTGCAGTTCCGGCCCTAAATTAGAGTTGATGTTCAGAGGAATGTCCGGAAAATCCCCCTGGCCGTCGACGGTCAGGGTGACCACGGGAATCCCTGCGAACACTGCTTTAAGAATCTGATCGGCGACCTCATTTTGTGCCGAAATCGCGTAGTCTACTTTTGTAAATTTGTTGTTCATCGCAAGAACGATGTTTTTCAGACCAACAACTTTTCCCTCAACGCCCATAGAACCGGTCG
It includes:
- the rpsK gene encoding 30S ribosomal protein S11, encoding AATGMRILTLKDITPVPHNGCRPPKRRRI
- the rpsD gene encoding 30S ribosomal protein S4, with the translated sequence MSCINESVCKLCRRENVKLFLKGDRCYTDKCSFERRPYPPGQHGQSRLKFSEFALQLREKQKTKRYYGVSEKQFVKYVTEASRSKELTGTALLKFLETRLDNVVYALGYANSRREARQLVKHNHFLLNGKRANIPSIIVNKGDVITVAESSREMGKILGAIQSVARRSVPAWLEADHAKFTGTVKDLPTREDVTVATEENMIVEYYSR
- a CDS encoding DNA-directed RNA polymerase subunit alpha; this encodes MQEHYYKFWREMIKPKGFEVDRDTLRDDYAKFIIRPLERGFGVTLGNSLRRILLSSMMGSAITAVKFEGVLHEFTTIPDVLEDVTDIILNLKEVRFKQYTSDSVTLKISKKGPGKVTAGDIQVSDKIEVLNPDLHIATLGANANFNAEIVVSFGRGYVPVENRETDLPVGFIGVDALYSPIRKVNYNVSNARVGQRTDYDALTLEVWTDGSLKPEEAVALSSKIMKEQLQIFLTFDETMEPAEEAREMGSPSLNENLFRSVDDLELSVRSANCLKNANIRYIGELVVRSEAEMLKTKNFGRKSLNEIKEILGEMGLGLGMKIEGWPPPGWDPSQPPQKRETPQ
- the rplQ gene encoding 50S ribosomal protein L17, with the translated sequence MSSHRRRVKHFDRKSGPRKALLRGLVTSLIEHGRITTTVDRAKEVRRHVEKAITLGKKGDLATTRLLLSRFPNQEAVNTIVKDLSPRFKTRPGGYTRIIKIGRRPGDTAEMAFLEFVDYDFEAKGAAKEEAKATKAEPKTAKKATAAKKATTKQVAAKKKSVKKAQKKDRAAARA
- a CDS encoding TlpA disulfide reductase family protein encodes the protein MKQHLKAIIVVVIFAALGVWGFNQWMASRTADTNANNYTALERMEKEGVPSFEAKDLSGQTFELSSMEGKVVILNFWASWCGPCIEEVPSLIKLVKEFKGEVQLIAISGDSLREDIDVFMKSFPEMKGENIKIVWDQDRSLMKQFQVARLPESMVLGKDQKLVKKIVGTIDWYNKDSIAYIKSLLEK
- a CDS encoding vWA domain-containing protein → MKALIPSSKLLLGCAVITLSTACAKMNFTPVPEQGKASIVPPTPSKTVTSTEVVAYGNKQVDFLLVLDDSNSMLPELQKLAARMSSFVNSLDASNIDWQMCLTTTRGTAQNGVLVYGKPLNWTNYAPSSGPAYLLKKGTANLNTIFTSTVNSLTIGGSNSGDERAIKAAHDNFLDSTHSCYRPGAAVSVIVISDEDERSVGGNASQVKPNDADGVFQPLEASDQPTTLLNVAHTTFGQDLRFTFSSIIVKPGDAACEAEQDQNVSPSHPGYVYAEMSRLTDGGVGSICDADYSANLNNFRDKIVNSLSSLNLQCEPTEGTLQVQIGGLQVPGIKLDGKILKFSYPLVEGTQIDLMYDCAD